GTGCGCAACAGGATCAGCCGCGAAACTGTCCGTGACACGGGCTGCTCTCTTAAAGTAATGCGTGCCGAGATGGTCAAGCGGATCCCCATGTTCACGGGCATGCACCGTTTTCTGCCTACGCTCATGAAGCTCGAAGGGGCGAAGGTGGCGGAAGTGCGGGTCAATCATCGTCCGCGCAGCAAGGGCGTCTCCAAGTACGGGATATGGGATCGGGCCTGGTCCTCGGCCTACGACCTGCTCGCGGTGCGCTGGATGCAGAAGCGGCATATCGGGTACGTGGTTTCTGATACAAACGTTAAATGATATTTGAAGCGTGACCTGTTTTCCAGGCTGATCCCGGGCGCACGGTCTGGGCTAGTCGGCTGGGCTGGGAAAAGCTTCATCATATGGCGCGGGCGCGCCTTGGGCGGAATATGGAATTGACGACGCAGTGGTGGCTCTTGGCCATCGGTTTTACGGGTCAGGGCTTTTTCTTCATGCGCTTTTTCTGGCAGTGGATCGTCTCCGAGCGGGAGAAAAAGAGCATCATTCCCATAAGTTTTTGGTATTTCAGCCTGTTTGGCAGCTTTTTTCTGCTGACCTATGCCATCCTGCGCAAGGACATTGTTTTCATTGTCGGCCAGTCCACGGGCTCCATCATCTATACGCGCAACCTCTATCTGATCCACCGCGAGCGCAAACGGCTCCAGAGCATCGGATAGAGCGGGAGCAGGACCCCGGCCACAGCCAGTCCCGTGGCCCAGCCCGCCAGAATGTCCATGGGAAAGTGTTTTCCAAGATACATTCGCGAATAGCCGACCACCAGCGGCAGCATCCAAATTGCCTTCTTGCGGAATGTGGCGAAAAGGACGAGAGCAGCCGCTGCGGAGTTGGCGGCGTGAGCCGAAGGGAAGGACGAGCCCTGCTGCTTGGTGGTCGTGAAATCCTGCGGCAGGGCGGCCCATGTCCCGGACTGCTGGAATCGCGTCTCGCCGACGCTCTGATAGGGGCGCACCCGGCCCACGCTCTCCTTGATCAGGGAACAGGACAGGTCGGAAGCTCCGATGCTTAACGCCAGTCCCAGGACAACGGTCGTGGACGCCCGTCCCAGCTTGAGGCAGATGGCCGCCAGCACCACGGCCAGCGTCCAGAGCACGGCATGGCTTGAAAACAGGGGCATGAGCATATCGAAAAGCGGATTCTGCCAGCTCTGGTTGATCCACCTGAAAAGGGTCATTTCCCAGTCGGGGGTATGGAAAAACATCTTTTTCTCCTTGCTCTGCCTAGTTTGGTGGAAGCGGGCGAAATTG
This DNA window, taken from Desulfomicrobium sp. ZS1, encodes the following:
- a CDS encoding phosphatase PAP2 family protein translates to MFFHTPDWEMTLFRWINQSWQNPLFDMLMPLFSSHAVLWTLAVVLAAICLKLGRASTTVVLGLALSIGASDLSCSLIKESVGRVRPYQSVGETRFQQSGTWAALPQDFTTTKQQGSSFPSAHAANSAAAALVLFATFRKKAIWMLPLVVGYSRMYLGKHFPMDILAGWATGLAVAGVLLPLYPMLWSRLRSRWIR
- a CDS encoding lipid-A-disaccharide synthase N-terminal domain-containing protein; amino-acid sequence: MELTTQWWLLAIGFTGQGFFFMRFFWQWIVSEREKKSIIPISFWYFSLFGSFFLLTYAILRKDIVFIVGQSTGSIIYTRNLYLIHRERKRLQSIG